The following proteins are co-located in the Spirosoma montaniterrae genome:
- a CDS encoding muconolactone Delta-isomerase family protein yields MSQYMVEFDLPAVMDENFASRIPAQRLKVEEMMERGFLLSYSLSVDRQKLWCIFKADSELEVMASISEFPLIKYMTPMITELMFHNMVAARIPLFSLN; encoded by the coding sequence ATGAGCCAGTACATGGTAGAGTTTGATCTCCCCGCCGTGATGGACGAGAATTTCGCAAGCCGAATTCCGGCACAGCGGCTCAAAGTGGAGGAGATGATGGAGAGAGGTTTTTTGTTGTCGTATTCACTTTCTGTTGATCGGCAAAAGCTCTGGTGCATCTTTAAAGCCGATTCGGAGCTGGAGGTAATGGCGTCAATTTCGGAATTTCCGCTCATTAAATACATGACGCCAATGATTACCGAATTGATGTTTCACAATATGGTGGCTGCCCGAATACCGCTCTTCTCTTTAAACTGA
- a CDS encoding alpha/beta hydrolase, protein MIHNPNNIITAGKPLEEAGKVMILVHGRGSSARDILSLSEHIRDKDFAFVAPEATGNTWYPFSFLRPMNENEPYLSSALQVLTSLRARLQSDFNVRPSQMYWLGFSQGACLMLEFVARNAMEYGGIFGLSGGLIGPDETPRNYEGTFENTPVFLGCSDTDSHIPKERVLETEATLRRMGANVTAKLYPNFPHSINEDELNFVNLLIAGDR, encoded by the coding sequence ATGATACACAATCCAAACAACATTATTACTGCCGGGAAGCCGCTCGAAGAAGCGGGTAAAGTTATGATACTGGTGCATGGCCGGGGCAGTTCGGCGCGGGATATTTTGTCGTTATCGGAACATATTCGGGACAAGGATTTTGCTTTTGTAGCTCCCGAAGCAACTGGCAACACCTGGTATCCGTTTTCGTTTCTACGGCCCATGAATGAGAACGAACCGTACCTGTCGTCGGCTTTGCAGGTGCTAACAAGTTTACGCGCCCGCTTACAGTCCGATTTCAACGTCAGGCCCTCGCAAATGTATTGGTTAGGTTTCTCGCAGGGAGCTTGCCTGATGCTTGAGTTTGTAGCTCGTAATGCGATGGAATACGGCGGTATTTTCGGCCTGAGCGGTGGACTAATTGGCCCTGATGAAACGCCCCGTAATTATGAAGGAACGTTTGAGAATACCCCCGTTTTTCTGGGCTGTTCCGATACTGATTCGCACATACCGAAAGAGCGCGTTTTAGAAACCGAGGCTACGTTACGCCGAATGGGAGCAAACGTAACAGCGAAACTTTATCCAAATTTTCCACATTCTATCAATGAAGACGAACTAAACTTCGTTAATTTGCTGATAGCCGGAGACCGTTAA